In a single window of the Rhodothermales bacterium genome:
- a CDS encoding penicillin-binding transpeptidase domain-containing protein, producing the protein MNARTSILNRLYVVLTLLCLLPVAIAAQLVRIYVGDGPELRAQGERQASSFVTIPAVRGAILDRAGRTLAVNTARYEVALDPTAPGFADRAEAFYADYGRLVGRSAASVRSEVRGRTSRQYVLLHRSLGEAQKEKLEEWGVPGVILTPRFARRYTYDRIGSHVLGHVDTDLRGTAGLEMQYDAILSGHAGRQAVQRDRRGFIKALVGGSVVEPEHGQQLVLTLDLVLQSILQEELVRGVEEADATWGTAIAMDPKTGAVLAMANVPDYDPNRASAFSEAARRNHAITDQLEPGSTFKLVTAVAALESGIVTPEDSIETGAGWAVFGGRTMRDSHAYGTITFAEAIAKSSNVALAKTGQRLDPGTFYQYARNLGFGQPTWIDLPGETGGTLRKPERWSGSTQTSMSIGYGVDATPLQILTAYCALANGGLLVHPYLVAERRSVAGRTLWTAPQDSIRRAFRPETAETLRPMFERVVSKDGTAPRAVVEGLRIAGKTGTARLATQGGYTSIYRATFVGMFPADAPEVAMIVLMHHPKNGNYGGTVSAPVFARVAERWTGVVPALAGRIAAADTLPARVVAEVPAVTGLPQEIAAQQLRTHGFPVATEGDGWREVAVQHPSAGTPLDPRRTVRLAADLQTPTTSEPTMPNLQGLSARQATAWLASLGVPATVRGAGVVTDQSPAPGASLPGAAWLACQ; encoded by the coding sequence GTGAACGCTCGCACCTCCATCCTCAACCGCCTCTACGTCGTGCTGACGTTGCTGTGCCTGCTGCCGGTGGCGATCGCCGCGCAGCTCGTGCGGATCTACGTCGGCGACGGGCCGGAGCTGCGGGCGCAGGGCGAGCGGCAGGCGTCGAGCTTCGTGACGATCCCGGCCGTGCGCGGGGCGATCCTCGACCGGGCGGGCCGGACGCTCGCCGTCAACACGGCCCGCTACGAAGTCGCGCTCGACCCGACGGCGCCGGGCTTCGCGGATCGGGCCGAGGCGTTTTACGCAGACTACGGCCGCCTCGTCGGGCGGAGCGCGGCGAGCGTGCGCAGCGAGGTGCGGGGCCGCACGAGCCGGCAGTACGTCCTCCTCCACCGGAGCCTCGGCGAAGCGCAGAAGGAGAAGCTCGAAGAGTGGGGCGTGCCCGGCGTCATCCTCACGCCGCGCTTCGCCCGCCGCTACACCTACGACCGCATCGGTTCGCACGTGCTCGGCCACGTCGACACCGACCTGCGCGGGACGGCGGGGCTGGAGATGCAGTACGACGCGATCCTTAGCGGGCACGCTGGGCGGCAGGCCGTGCAACGCGACCGCCGCGGCTTCATCAAGGCGCTCGTCGGCGGCAGCGTCGTCGAGCCCGAGCACGGGCAGCAGCTCGTCCTCACGCTCGACCTCGTGCTCCAGTCGATCCTGCAGGAGGAACTCGTGCGCGGCGTCGAAGAGGCCGACGCGACGTGGGGCACGGCCATCGCGATGGACCCGAAGACCGGCGCCGTGCTCGCGATGGCGAACGTGCCCGACTACGACCCCAACCGCGCGAGCGCGTTCTCCGAGGCCGCCCGCCGCAACCACGCCATCACCGACCAGCTCGAGCCGGGCTCGACGTTCAAGCTCGTCACGGCCGTGGCCGCGCTCGAGAGCGGCATCGTCACGCCCGAGGACTCGATCGAGACGGGCGCGGGCTGGGCCGTCTTCGGTGGGCGGACGATGCGCGACTCCCACGCCTACGGCACCATCACGTTTGCCGAGGCGATTGCGAAGTCGAGCAACGTCGCCCTCGCCAAGACCGGGCAGCGGCTCGACCCCGGCACCTTCTATCAGTACGCGCGCAACCTCGGCTTCGGCCAGCCGACGTGGATCGACCTGCCGGGCGAGACGGGCGGCACGCTCCGCAAGCCCGAGCGCTGGAGCGGCTCGACGCAGACCTCGATGAGCATCGGCTACGGGGTCGACGCGACGCCGCTGCAAATCCTCACCGCGTACTGCGCGCTCGCGAACGGCGGCCTCCTCGTCCACCCCTACCTCGTCGCTGAGCGGCGGAGCGTGGCCGGGCGGACGCTGTGGACCGCGCCGCAGGACTCCATCCGCCGCGCCTTCCGCCCCGAGACCGCCGAGACGCTGCGGCCGATGTTCGAGCGCGTCGTCTCGAAAGACGGCACCGCGCCGCGCGCCGTCGTCGAGGGGCTGCGGATCGCGGGGAAGACGGGCACGGCCCGGCTCGCGACGCAGGGCGGCTACACGTCGATCTACCGCGCGACGTTCGTCGGGATGTTCCCGGCGGATGCGCCCGAGGTGGCGATGATCGTCCTCATGCACCACCCGAAGAATGGGAACTACGGCGGGACGGTCTCGGCCCCGGTCTTCGCGCGTGTGGCGGAGCGGTGGACGGGCGTCGTGCCTGCGCTCGCCGGCCGGATCGCGGCGGCGGACACGCTCCCGGCGCGGGTCGTGGCGGAGGTCCCGGCTGTGACCGGGCTGCCGCAGGAGATCGCCGCCCAGCAGCTTCGCACGCATGGTTTCCCCGTCGCCACGGAAGGTGACGGGTGGCGGGAGGTGGCCGTCCAACACCCCAGCGCGGGAACACCCCTCGACCCGCGCCGGACGGTTCGCCTCGCCGCCGATCTGCAGACTCCCACGACGTCCGAGCCCACGATGCCGAACCTCCAAGGCCTCAGCGCCCGGCAGGCGACGGCGTGGCTCGCCTCCCTCGGCGTCCCCGCGACCGTTCGCGGTGCGGGCGTCGTCACCGACCAGTCGCCTGCGCCGGGGGCCTCCCTCCCCGGCGCCGCGTGGCTGGCCTGCCAATAA